From a region of the Sporosarcina ureilytica genome:
- a CDS encoding M15 family metallopeptidase: MRKRNQYMFRTEKKTKTKKRLLMITLIAASFLIIAVVGWIGFNDWDVKKSYQRVETALGISKVTVPSERETEEQPNADGNSELPEPEPTESHEPEEEEEEVPPEEAIQYIEGQELPEEPTYVEGILIANKKNPLPSTFAPGEDKEAREAFEEMAAAALLEDYRLVAFSTYRSFEYQTELYKRYVDRDGVEEADRYSARPGYSEHQTGLAFDIGEVNKEQDWATSRFGETDAGKWLAENAHLYGFIMRYPEGKEFITGYMYESWHFRYVGLEVAKDIYENDTTLEEYLGL; this comes from the coding sequence ATGAGAAAAAGAAACCAGTATATGTTTCGAACTGAAAAAAAGACAAAGACAAAGAAAAGATTGCTCATGATTACGCTCATCGCTGCAAGCTTCTTAATCATAGCGGTAGTTGGGTGGATAGGGTTCAATGATTGGGACGTTAAGAAAAGTTATCAGCGTGTAGAGACGGCGCTGGGAATAAGCAAAGTGACTGTGCCTAGTGAGAGAGAGACTGAAGAGCAACCAAATGCAGATGGAAACTCTGAGTTACCCGAACCAGAACCAACAGAATCACATGAACCAGAGGAAGAGGAAGAGGAAGTTCCACCCGAGGAAGCTATCCAATATATTGAAGGGCAAGAGTTACCGGAAGAACCTACGTATGTAGAAGGTATCCTCATTGCAAATAAAAAAAATCCCCTTCCAAGTACATTTGCTCCTGGAGAAGATAAAGAGGCGCGCGAAGCATTTGAAGAAATGGCCGCCGCTGCTTTATTGGAAGACTATCGCCTTGTAGCGTTTAGTACGTATCGTTCATTTGAATATCAAACAGAGCTTTACAAAAGATATGTAGATCGAGATGGGGTTGAAGAGGCTGACCGGTACAGTGCACGTCCAGGTTACTCTGAACACCAGACGGGTTTGGCGTTTGATATTGGTGAAGTAAATAAAGAGCAAGATTGGGCTACTTCACGTTTTGGTGAAACAGATGCGGGGAAATGGTTGGCTGAAAATGCGCATTTGTACGGATTTATTATGCGCTATCCTGAAGGGAAAGAGTTTATCACAGGTTATATGTATGAGTCTTGGCATTTCCGATATGTAGGTTTAGAAGTTGCAAAAGATATTTATGAGAATGATACTACGTTGGAAGAGTATTTGGGGTTATAA
- the cls gene encoding cardiolipin synthase, translated as MTTLISFIVTSVLILNIFLAIALIFLERRDATSTWAWLMVLFFIPFFGFFIYLMLGRRLREKHLFRWEDRHKIGIDKLIDYQITSIEDNTLEFRQSETEKHKDMIYLHLRNNDAVLTQDNDMQVFNDGRAKFEALIEDLEKAKDHIHLQYYIFRIDSLGKRIIDVLTEKAKQGLEVRVLFDDMGSRGVYKRHFQKLIRHGGMVEAFFPSILPLINTRLNYRNHRKIVVIDGRIGYIGGFNVGDEYLGINKKFGYWRDTHLRIEGSALHPIQTRFILDWNQASADQDIEYSDRYFPAIPLKGDVSMQIVSSGPDSEWEQIKDGYLKMIFRAKKYIYIQTPYFIPDVSFLDALRIACLSGVDVRIMIPNKPDHIFVYWATYSNVGYLLKAGAKIYIYDNGFLHAKQIVIDDEVSTVGTANIDVRSFKLNFEVNAFIYDKEKSHELAELFEQDLLLSRELTLDMYNERSLTIRLKESMANLISPIL; from the coding sequence ATGACAACACTCATTAGTTTTATTGTAACCAGTGTATTAATACTTAATATATTTCTCGCGATTGCACTTATTTTCTTAGAACGCCGCGATGCTACTTCTACATGGGCATGGCTGATGGTTTTATTCTTCATTCCATTCTTTGGATTCTTTATTTATTTAATGCTTGGTAGAAGACTGAGGGAAAAGCATCTTTTCCGATGGGAAGACCGTCATAAAATTGGTATTGACAAACTGATCGACTACCAAATCACTTCAATCGAAGATAACACACTAGAATTTCGACAAAGCGAAACAGAAAAACATAAAGATATGATTTATTTACATCTACGCAATAATGACGCGGTTTTAACGCAAGACAATGATATGCAAGTTTTTAATGATGGGCGCGCAAAATTTGAAGCGTTAATTGAAGACTTAGAAAAAGCGAAGGACCATATTCATTTACAATATTATATTTTTCGAATTGATAGCCTTGGTAAAAGAATTATTGACGTCCTCACGGAAAAAGCTAAACAAGGCTTAGAAGTGCGCGTACTTTTTGATGATATGGGTTCAAGAGGTGTATATAAAAGACATTTCCAAAAGCTGATTCGTCACGGTGGTATGGTAGAAGCTTTTTTTCCATCCATTTTACCACTCATTAACACTCGACTAAACTACCGGAATCACCGAAAAATTGTTGTGATTGACGGAAGGATTGGCTATATTGGGGGCTTTAACGTTGGTGACGAGTACCTTGGGATTAATAAAAAGTTTGGGTATTGGCGTGACACACATTTACGTATTGAAGGAAGTGCCCTACATCCAATCCAGACAAGATTTATTCTCGATTGGAACCAAGCCTCTGCCGACCAAGACATTGAGTATTCGGACAGGTATTTCCCAGCGATTCCCCTTAAAGGAGACGTCAGTATGCAAATCGTATCAAGCGGCCCCGACTCCGAGTGGGAACAAATTAAAGACGGCTATTTAAAAATGATTTTCCGTGCTAAAAAATATATTTATATTCAAACGCCTTACTTTATCCCCGACGTTAGCTTTTTAGATGCCTTGCGCATCGCTTGCTTATCGGGGGTCGACGTCCGGATTATGATTCCGAATAAACCGGACCACATATTTGTCTACTGGGCAACCTATTCAAACGTCGGCTACTTACTAAAGGCTGGCGCTAAAATTTACATTTACGATAACGGCTTCCTTCATGCGAAACAAATCGTAATAGACGATGAAGTCTCCACTGTAGGTACAGCCAATATCGACGTTCGTAGCTTCAAATTAAACTTCGAAGTAAATGCATTTATTTATGACAAAGAAAAATCTCACGAACTCGCTGAACTGTTTGAACAAGACTTATTACTATCTAGAGAATTAACACTCGATATGTACAATGAACGCTCTTTAACCATCAGACTCAAAGAATCGATGGCGAATTTAATTTCGCCGATATTATGA
- a CDS encoding L-cystine transporter: protein MHRKKVSFSKRVFTGLGLGIGFGLILQFAYGPHSEVLLASVPWFNLVGVGYVKLLQMIVMPLVFISILAAFTKVTIGKNFGKMAGSILGILIGTTAIAAVIGISITLLFGLDASEIVQGEAELARGASIEERSEGVVDRALPEQILDLLPANPFLDFTGARSTSTIGVVIFAAFLGFAYLTVNRKEPESAAIVKKGIDAVYALIMGVVRIVLRLTPYGILAIIARTVATSDFGAIYSLGKFVLASYVALGIMFIIHLIIITISGLNPLTYVKKAGAALLFAFTSRSSAGTLPLNINTQTNRLGVPDGIANFAGSFGLSIGQNGCAGIYPAMLAVMIAPTVGQPIDAQFIITLIVIVAISSFGVAGVGGGATFAAILVLSALNLPIALAGLLISVEPLIDMGRTAVNVSGSMTAGVTTAKVSGELDTEIYNGSIEEQTVEA, encoded by the coding sequence ATGCATAGAAAGAAAGTTTCATTCTCAAAAAGGGTATTTACTGGGTTAGGCCTTGGGATTGGTTTTGGCTTAATTTTACAATTCGCGTATGGGCCTCATTCGGAAGTGTTACTCGCTTCTGTTCCTTGGTTTAATTTAGTCGGGGTTGGCTATGTGAAATTATTACAGATGATTGTCATGCCACTCGTGTTTATTTCGATTTTGGCTGCATTTACGAAAGTAACAATAGGTAAAAATTTCGGTAAAATGGCCGGATCGATATTGGGTATTCTGATTGGAACAACAGCAATCGCAGCTGTGATAGGGATTTCTATCACACTTCTCTTCGGACTCGATGCTTCTGAGATTGTACAAGGAGAAGCGGAATTGGCCAGAGGCGCTTCGATTGAAGAAAGATCAGAGGGCGTAGTGGACAGAGCTTTACCAGAACAAATTTTAGATTTATTACCAGCGAATCCATTTTTAGACTTCACAGGTGCGCGTTCCACTTCAACGATTGGTGTTGTTATTTTTGCAGCTTTTCTTGGCTTTGCCTATTTAACAGTCAACCGTAAAGAGCCTGAAAGTGCGGCGATTGTTAAAAAAGGGATTGATGCAGTTTATGCACTCATCATGGGAGTTGTGCGGATTGTCCTTCGCCTTACACCATATGGTATTTTAGCGATTATTGCACGCACAGTGGCGACATCTGATTTTGGTGCGATTTATAGTCTAGGGAAATTTGTGCTTGCTTCATATGTTGCGTTAGGAATCATGTTTATCATTCACTTAATCATCATTACAATTTCGGGTTTAAATCCGCTTACTTATGTGAAAAAAGCGGGTGCTGCTTTATTATTTGCATTCACTTCTCGTTCGAGTGCAGGTACTTTACCACTTAACATTAACACGCAAACAAATCGTTTAGGTGTTCCTGATGGCATTGCGAACTTTGCGGGGTCATTTGGCTTGTCAATTGGGCAAAATGGCTGTGCGGGAATTTATCCGGCGATGCTAGCGGTCATGATTGCACCGACTGTCGGACAACCGATTGACGCGCAGTTTATCATCACGCTTATTGTTATTGTTGCGATTAGTTCATTCGGTGTTGCGGGTGTTGGCGGAGGTGCAACATTTGCCGCGATACTTGTTCTATCGGCATTGAACTTGCCAATCGCGCTTGCAGGTCTTCTCATTTCGGTTGAGCCGCTTATTGATATGGGACGTACTGCGGTGAACGTCAGCGGTTCTATGACAGCTGGTGTGACGACCGCGAAAGTATCAGGCGAACTTGATACGGAGATTTATAATGGTTCTATTGAAGAGCAAACGGTGGAAGCTTAA
- a CDS encoding helix-turn-helix domain-containing protein gives MDTLGERIRKLRKQQKLTLEALAGNTLTKGMLSLIENNKANPSMESLSYIAERLGVDVSELLEEVSNQELREVLGQAEKLFHTEFDDLSDEFDRLIALINPYLPKLTQGYESARLLELYSRTLHFEKIDGWQTYSDRAAALYEQMNITQRRATIGIFRSMVHFPERNYKKALEILQNERSEIEQKNTFIDPMTRLDFDYTEAILLFAVGNSDEALKIMESAIEFSKDKQVFYQIDHLYRLATFHAMMTGDDEKLKYYMKKIELYGEFTDDKNSILFVNFIKVHRLTSFEKKYKTALDLLEKYDAKFQLGKVYKDFHSFEKGKALFGLHQYKSAIEEFEKVKIRDFFNHPFDLSILYEGDAYRALCYLKLGNRENALAHAKLAYDNIAPMPQSPYKDFIIATYEKIRNSQ, from the coding sequence ATGGACACGTTAGGAGAGCGTATACGAAAGTTAAGGAAACAGCAGAAACTAACATTAGAGGCATTAGCGGGCAATACACTTACAAAAGGCATGCTGAGCCTTATAGAAAACAACAAAGCAAATCCCTCTATGGAAAGTCTTTCTTATATTGCAGAACGACTGGGAGTAGATGTTTCCGAGTTACTGGAGGAAGTAAGCAACCAGGAATTGCGAGAAGTATTAGGACAGGCCGAAAAACTTTTTCACACGGAGTTTGATGACTTGTCGGATGAATTTGATCGATTAATCGCATTAATTAACCCCTATCTTCCTAAATTAACCCAAGGATATGAGTCTGCCCGGTTATTGGAACTGTATAGCCGTACGCTTCACTTTGAAAAAATAGACGGATGGCAAACCTATTCGGATAGAGCCGCTGCTTTGTATGAACAAATGAATATCACCCAAAGACGTGCAACTATCGGGATATTTCGTTCAATGGTTCACTTTCCAGAACGCAACTATAAAAAAGCACTGGAAATATTACAAAACGAACGTTCCGAAATTGAACAAAAAAATACATTTATAGATCCAATGACACGACTAGACTTTGATTATACGGAGGCAATACTGCTCTTTGCGGTAGGGAATTCAGATGAAGCATTAAAGATTATGGAAAGTGCAATTGAATTTTCTAAAGATAAGCAAGTCTTTTATCAGATTGATCACTTATACAGACTCGCAACATTTCATGCAATGATGACAGGTGATGACGAAAAGTTAAAATACTATATGAAAAAGATTGAACTGTATGGAGAATTTACCGACGATAAAAACTCAATTTTGTTCGTTAATTTTATCAAAGTACATCGTCTAACCTCTTTTGAAAAAAAATATAAAACAGCTTTGGATTTATTAGAAAAATATGACGCCAAATTTCAACTAGGTAAAGTCTATAAAGACTTCCATTCCTTTGAAAAAGGAAAGGCCCTATTTGGATTACATCAATACAAAAGTGCAATTGAAGAGTTCGAAAAGGTAAAGATCCGTGACTTTTTCAATCATCCATTCGATTTATCCATTCTCTATGAGGGAGACGCCTATCGTGCATTATGCTACCTAAAACTCGGAAATAGAGAGAACGCTTTAGCGCACGCGAAATTGGCTTATGACAATATTGCCCCAATGCCCCAATCACCTTATAAAGATTTCATCATTGCAACCTACGAAAAAATCCGTAACAGCCAATAA